One window of Burkholderiales bacterium genomic DNA carries:
- a CDS encoding PD-(D/E)XK nuclease family protein: MFVAVLERDRSLLGAFVKFITGLNVLDAAIVTQQRFALPGVLAAERPDIVITAHCLAQKRHCIFIESKLESTEGDEQLNRYSKLLEEHVAADSKMLVYVTKHPEGKKEITLGHGVQFRQLRWYEIYAFIMSLQGIETANPLLRELSVYMREMKMTFQITIAELLAGVIHAQARATYWEILDQAWERSKIHKFFDDRKKLEGKWLTSELDDGDINYFSPSLPKAKLLLVFGFHFDMTSPGQLGLDVTGHELPVLYVALSHWEDRTSAINAHGEFYRSLSKRGWLDGNTLNLQSRQVVIRKQAPVSLAPPGALGDYLANALTEMLDDLSDAPFFT, from the coding sequence GTGTTTGTCGCAGTGCTGGAGCGCGATCGAAGCCTCCTTGGCGCATTCGTCAAGTTCATTACAGGGCTGAACGTTCTCGATGCAGCAATTGTTACGCAACAGCGCTTTGCCTTGCCGGGCGTGTTGGCCGCAGAGCGACCGGACATCGTGATAACTGCTCATTGCTTGGCACAGAAGCGGCACTGCATTTTCATAGAGAGCAAGCTTGAGTCAACCGAGGGCGACGAGCAACTGAATCGGTACAGCAAGCTGCTCGAAGAGCATGTTGCGGCAGACTCCAAGATGCTGGTCTACGTAACGAAGCATCCAGAGGGCAAGAAGGAGATCACGCTCGGGCACGGCGTGCAGTTTCGCCAGCTACGTTGGTATGAGATTTATGCCTTCATAATGTCTCTCCAGGGTATCGAGACGGCAAATCCGTTACTCAGAGAGTTAAGCGTATACATGCGCGAGATGAAGATGACTTTTCAAATCACCATTGCAGAACTGTTGGCAGGCGTTATCCACGCTCAAGCGAGAGCGACGTACTGGGAGATATTGGATCAGGCATGGGAGCGAAGCAAGATCCACAAATTTTTTGACGACAGGAAGAAGCTCGAGGGCAAATGGCTGACAAGTGAATTAGACGATGGCGATATAAATTATTTCTCGCCATCTCTACCCAAAGCCAAACTGTTGTTAGTGTTTGGCTTTCACTTTGACATGACCAGCCCGGGGCAGTTGGGCCTCGACGTAACAGGTCATGAGCTTCCCGTGTTGTATGTCGCGTTAAGCCATTGGGAGGATAGAACGTCGGCCATTAATGCGCACGGAGAGTTCTATAGAAGCCTAAGTAAACGCGGCTGGTTGGACGGCAACACCTTGAATCTTCAAAGTCGTCAAGTTGTGATTCGCAAGCAGGCGCCTGTAAGCTTGGCGCCCCCCGGGGCGCTCGGCGACTACTTGGCAAACGCACTGACGGAGATGTTGGACGATCTGTCGGATGCGCCGTTCTTCACCTGA